Within the Bradyrhizobium ottawaense genome, the region AGCTTGATCCGCACCACCGGCATCGTCGGACGTCCGCATTTCGTCGCCGGTGCGGTGCCGCTGCTCAGTAGCAATCCTCGACACGGTGAACGTGCCAACGCCATCCGTCCCAGAAGCGTTCGGACCGGACATAACATCGCGGCCCGAAATAGACCGGTTCGTAGGCATAGGCGTTATAGTAGGGCCTGGGGGCCGCGAGTGCTGCGCCAAGAATGGCCCCTGCCGCCAGGCCGCCGACGATTGGAGCGACGGGAAAGCCATGATGCCATCGAGCGTCCGCTGTCGTCGGGCTCGCAACCCCGCCGATCGAAACTGTCGCGCCCAGCGCGAGTGTGGCCAAGTTCTTTTTCATCACACGATCTCCACTACTTCGCATCGAAACAATTCGCACGCCCGGTATCTGACAAGTTTCGGACGATCCACCCCACAGGCTTACGAATGTAAGAGCCTGGCATGCAGCCGGCATTGGCGTTCGTCAAAGATTGGAACGATTGGATTGTCGTTATCGAATGCGGTCGTCGATAAAAGCCATCCGAGAGTTGATTGCCGTCATGGCCATCCGCGTCTTGTTTTGTCTGTTACGGGCTGGACCAGCCGTCAATTCCGATCGGCAGCGACTTCAAGAGGAGAGATCCATGAAGGTGAGGCTAAACCGCCGGGCATTCGAGCATGCCAAGGAGCTTATCAACGAAGGACGGATTTTACTGGACGAGCGCGATGCATGGAGCGAGCACCGGCCATCCGCACTGCAGGAAAATGAATTCATTCGCCTGCACGGTTTTGCCGACTACGGCAGGTGGTATTTGGGAATCAATGACGAAAAACCCGAGCAGACCAAGGGACACTACGAATTTCCCTATGGGGATTTCAGCAAGGTCCACCGCTGTGGCGTGCTCTCAGCAGAAAGCCGCGCCGGCCAATACCAGCACTATGACATCGAAAACGCGGTCGCGCACCTGCATGGCATGCTGGATGCCCGGAAGGGCGCGCCGGCATCGAAGCGTACACGCGCAGCCTCTCCCGGAAAAGCGGCGCGCGGGGCCCGACATTCGGCGCGGTGACGATCGCCGTTTCAGCGGTTCACGACCCAAAACACCAGGTTGAACAGCACGCTCAGCAGAAGACATGTCACCAGCGGAAAATAAAATGTTACATTTTCGCGCTGGATCACGATGTCGCCGGGCAGCCGGCCCAACCCGATCTGGCTCAGATAGGGCCAAAGCAGGCCGGCCACTAGAAGGACAAGGCCGAGCGCGACCAGAAAGCGCGCCATGGATCAACCCCTCGGATCGCTTGAATCAATTATCCCGGCGCTGGCCGAACAATTGCAGCAGCATCATGAAAAGATTGATGAAATCGAGGTAGAGCGCCAGCGCACCCATCACCGCCTTCTTGTCAGCGAGTTCAGCGCCGTCCGACTCGAGATACATCTCCTTGATACGCTGGGTGTCGTAGGCGGTAAGGCCGACAAATACCAGGACGCCGATGACGGAGATTGCGAACTGAAGCGCGCTCGAGCCGACAAAGATGTTAACCAGGGACACGATCACGATACCGATCAGTCCCATCATAAGGAACGAGCCGAAACCCGAAAGATCGGACCTCGTGGTGTATCCGT harbors:
- a CDS encoding DUF2905 domain-containing protein, which gives rise to MARFLVALGLVLLVAGLLWPYLSQIGLGRLPGDIVIQRENVTFYFPLVTCLLLSVLFNLVFWVVNR